A genome region from Apus apus isolate bApuApu2 chromosome 2, bApuApu2.pri.cur, whole genome shotgun sequence includes the following:
- the CDH17 gene encoding cadherin-17 has product MFKLCGLQFLLVIHSALCQNLGDLHVSGPLKDMDFYIPEGGGMRFIYQFTLEPPAVSFRVTGEKDGIIDIGPRTGILYLNGSLDWETKPVHKLQVESLDEKGDTVKGPYAVTIYVEDINDNPPKFDQTKYTGVVRQNSRPGKPFMYVHATDADDPTTPHAQLTYSILHHFPNPYTEMLFQIDNVTGAISASRAGSHYLDPQKQDTFTLVVTVKDMAGMTTNAFTSSADVIITVKESLWKAPSTIHIQENSTNEYPVAISQVHSNEPDVIYDLFEKEKLPRLPFSIDQKGIIYVTEPLDREEDDSYTFFVISKDNTGELVDKPLQIHVIVDDINDNPPVCQEAVTVIEVQENESGGSNIGTLIATDMDEENTLNSRLHFKIESQVPAVPESNLFLIQQDTGILQLTSRSLNKRIASNYSLKVLVTDTVFQTICDVEIHVIDINDQIPIFEKSDYDSVTVAESVPVGTVILEIQATDGDEPFTGSSHIVYQMKEGDPNNTFIIETDPETNRGFVKINKALDFETHPVYNLVINATNPEPLVTGVQYNSSSLALFKVFVTNEDEPPVFHKTVYKEEVSEDIPVNTLLVTVEAYDPEGDAVRYSLEGDARKWLRIDSTTGQIYTASPLDREQQEIYTVDVVASELSNAAQKSQATMVLHLRDVNDNPPRLAMDSPPFFCHPLSGGEKTLIQATDADEQWYFSTFTFSLADDMDTKNNWEVSKVNATHAYLSPKHTNFEEKVYYVPVIINDNGKPPLENRVHLEVNFCKCSSENSCFIEVDRQHYWPTVGQAVGILFGVLLVIGLIIGGVFFHMKYKEKNEQTSHQKDAMDKSELNRLA; this is encoded by the exons ATGTTTAAGCTGTGTGGACTTCAATTTCTGCTCGTCATTCACTCG GCTCTGTGCCAGAATTTGGGGGACCTGCATGTAAGTGGGCCTCTGAAGGACATGGATTTCTATATTCCAGAAGGAGGGGGAATGCGCTTCATTTACCAG TTCACACTTGAGCCACCTGCTGTGAGTTTCAGAGTGACTGGTGAAAAAGATGGAATAATTGACATTGGGCCACGGACAGGCATCCTGTATCTCAATGGGTCTCTGGACTGGGAGACCAAACCAGTGCACAAGctgcag gtGGAAAGTCTGGATGAAAAGGGAGATACAGTAAAAGGTCCATATGCTGTTACAATATATGTGGAGGATATAAATGACAACCCACCAAAATTTGACCAGACAAAGTACACTGGAGTAGTGAGGCAGAACTCCCGGCcag GCAAGCCCTTCATGTATGTCCATGCCACTGACGCAGATGATCCTACAACTCCCCATGCACAGCTGACCTACAGCATTCTCCATCATTTCCCCAACCCttacacagaaatgcttttccaGATCGATAACGTAACTGGCGCAATCTCAGCCAGTAGGGCAG GCTCTCATTACTTAGATCCTCAAAAGCAGGACACCTTCACACTCGTTGTCACTGTGAAGGACATGGCAGGGATGACAACGAATGCTTTCACCAGCAGCGCTGATGTGATCATCACTGTGAAGGAGAGCCTGTGGAAAGCTCCCTCCACCATTCACATCCAAGAAAACTCAACCAACGAGTACCCTGTCGCCATCAGCCAG gTGCACTCAAATGAGCCAGATGTAATTTATGacctttttgaaaaagaaaagctgcccAGGCTCCCATTTTCCATTGATCAGAAAGGGATTATTTATGTGACTGAACCCCTGGACAGGGAAGAAGATGATAGT TATACTTTCTTTGTGATCTCAAAAGATAACACGGGAGAACTGGTGGACAAGCCTCTGCAGATTCATGTTATCGTAGATGACATTAACGACAATCCCCCTGTGTGCCAGGAGGCTGTCACTGTAATTGAAgttcaagaaaatgaaagtggAG GAAGTAATATTGGCACCCTGATTGCTACAGACATGGATGAGGAGAACACCCTTAACTCTCGTCTGCATTTCAAAATTGAAAGTCAGGTTCCTGCTGTTCCTGAGAGTAACCTGTTCCTCATTCAGCAAGACACCGGGATTCTGCAGTTAACTAGCCGCTCGTTAAACAAGCGCATTGCATCCAACTATTCCTTGAAAGTGCTGGTGACAGATACAG TATTCCAAACAATCTGTGACGTGGAAATACATGTCATCGACATCAATGATCAGATTCCCATCTTTGAAAAATCAGat TATGACAGTGTGACTGTTGCAGAAAGTGTCCCAGTAGGAACAGTGATATTAGAAATTCAAGCTACAGATGGAGACGAGCCTTTCACAGGGAGCTCCCACATAGTTTACCAAATGAAGGAAGGAGATCCAAACAACACATTCATCATAGAGACAGATCCTGAAACAAACCGTGGGTTTGTCAAGATTAACAAG GCTCTTGATTTTGAAACACATCCAGTGTATAACCTGGTGATCAATGCCACAAACCCGGAACCATTGGTGACAGGCGTGCAGTACAACTCAAGCTCCCTTGCCTTGTTCAAAGTTTTTGTAACAAATGAGGATGAGCCACCTGTTTTCCACAAGACAGTTTACAAAGAAGAAGTGTCTGAAGACATTCCTGTCAATACCCTGCTTGTGACGGTGGAGGCCTATGATCCTGAGGGGGATGCTGTACG atACTCCTTAGAAGGTGATGCGAGGAAATGGCTGAGAATTGATTCAACTACTGGTCAGATATACACTGCTTCCCCTTTGGATCGAGAACAGCAAGAAATATACACAGTTGATGTTGTTGCATCAGAGCTAA GTAACGCAGCTCAGAAATCCCAGGCAACCATGGTGCTGCACTTACGTGATGTGAATGACAACCCTCCAAGGTTAGCTATGGATTCTCCTCCCTTCTTCTGCCACCCACTCAGTGGAGGAGAGAAAACTTTAATTCAAGCTACTGATGCTGATGAACAGTGGTATTTCTCAACGTTTACTTTTTCTCTTGCTGATGATATggatacaaaaaataattgggaAGTCTCAAAAGTCAATG CTACGCATGCTTACCTCTCTCCAAAACATACTAACTTTGAAGAGAAGGTGTATTATGTTCCAGTAATAATTAATGACAATGGAAAACCGCCTTTGGAAAACAGAGTGCATCTTGAAG TCAACTTCTGCAAGTGTTCAAGTGAAAACTCATGTTTTATTGAAGTAGATCGTCAGCACTACTGGCCAACTGTTGGCCAGGCGGTTGGGATTCTCTTTGGGGTCCTGCTCGTCATTG GTTTAATTATAGGAGGTGTGTTTTTTCACAtgaaatacaaagagaaaaatgaacagACGAGCCATCAGAAAGACGCAATGGATAAGTCTGAACTCAATAGACTCGCTTAA